A portion of the Sabethes cyaneus chromosome 3, idSabCyanKW18_F2, whole genome shotgun sequence genome contains these proteins:
- the LOC128742985 gene encoding cathepsin O-like: MSEVIEMILILIIVTLCFLMIPFNLQPNAVIEARKKFDLFIRLYDKPYRYNVREYEHRFQIFRASLNKIASLNLRRVENDTAIYGITQYADLTDQEFLFMNLADLKHGLIPGITIKEGVNPMDKFIIDSKSAEMKDNIIFSRAKRSLKIPNYLPKVVDWRLKNVIPSLKSQGNCGACWAISVVDTIASLSAIKKGSKNVTELCTEQIVDCAENGNYGCDGGDTCRLLEWLQNEQIRLNTLQDCESRHLSNGIKDRCKFPEANKGDFMTVDRYSCVNLVNREHLMLRYIATHGPIVAAVNALSWQYYLGGVVQYHCDGDYEDLNHAVEIVGYNLEGSIPYYWVKNSWGPNFGDHGYIKIEVGKNLCGIANRVSFIELA; the protein is encoded by the exons ATGTCTGAAGTGATAGAAATGATATTGATTCTGATAATTGTCACGCTGTGTTTCCTGATGATACCGTTTAACCTTCAGCCGAACGCAGTTATCGAAGCACGTAAAAAGTTTGATTTGTTTATACGGCTGTACGACAAACCTTATCGATACAACGTGCGCGAATACGAGCATCGGTTCCAAATTTTCCGCGCATCGTTGAATAAGATCGCATCGCTGAATCTTCGACGTGTAGAGAATGATACTGCTATCTATGGTATTACACAATATGCAGATCTGACGGATCAGGAATTTTTGTTCATGAATCTGGCAGATTTGAAACACGGCCTGATTCCGGGAATAACAATAAAAGAGGGTGTGAATCCAATGGACAAGTTTATTATAGATTCAAAGAGTGCCGAAATGAAAGATAATATTATCTTCTCTAGAGCCAAACGATCACTTAAAATACCGAACTATCTCCCTAAGGTTGTAGATTG GCGATTGAAGAACGTCATTCCATCGTTGAAGTCGCAAGGAAATTGTGGCGCTTGTTGGGCTATCAGCGTGGTAGACACCATTGCGTCGCTATCGGCCATAAAGAAAGGATCGAAAAATGTCACTGAGTTGTGTACCGAACAAATAGTGGACTGTGCCGAAAATGGAAATTATGGCTGTGATGGCGGTGATACTTGTCGCCTGCTGGAGTGGCTACAAAACGAACAGATCAGGCTAAACACGTTGCAGGACTGTGAATCTAGACATTTGTCGAATGGAATTAAAGATAGATGCAAGTTTCCCGAAGCGAACAAAGGGGATTTCATGACGGTGGATCGGTATTCCTGTGTAAA CTTGGTCAACCGTGAGCACCTGATGCTACGGTATATAGCCACCCATGGTCCGATTGTGGCAGCCGTCAATGCCCTGTCCTGGCAGTACTATCTTGGCGGCGTGGTGCAGTACCACTGCGATGGTGATTACGAGGACCTCAACCATGCCGTCGAAATTGTTGGATACAATTTGGAAGGAAGCATACCGTACTACTGGGTGAAGAATTCGTGGGGACCGAACTTCGGTGACCATGGGTACATCAAGATCGAAGTCGGCAAGAACCTGTGCGGTATTGCGAATCGGGTTTCTTTCATTGAGTTGGCATAA